CTAGTCATATTACACACAGGATTTTTCAAAATGCTACACTTTTGTTGTATAATAACTTGTTATCAATAATTGGCCTCTGGAATCTTCTAGTAAAAGCAGGGAGATAATGAAGTAGGTCATGGGccaaagcaaacaaacaaaaaaacatttagaagactttttttttatcttttgaaactacaataaaataagtttccttattttttttttactgaatttAAACCATTCAGGGGAAAAAatgagattcttttttttttcttaaaaaagattaaattttGAAAGGTAAAATATGTAAGTTACTAAAGCGTTTGTTAAAGACAATTTTCAGAGGTGTTGTAAGtcatatatatacaattaaacttgtttacattgttttttttaaatttctttattaacaatattttaagaatattctTCATCAAAGTACAATTTTGGCAATGCTATTAAAATAGTGTACTGGTATTCTGTTTGTTTTCAGTTGAGCATGTAATCTGCTGTAAATTGGGCTCTTTGCAACAGACACTCTACAAGAAGTTTGTCTCCTCCAAAATTGCTGAGAACTTGGTGTCAGGGAAAGATTCTGTCAGCAGTTTGTCAGCCATAACACAGTTGAAGAAACTTTGCAATCGTAGGTTTCTAtgaatatttctttattattactAGTATTTTAGTAATCCTTAATTTACATTGGTTTCAATTAATATTAGTCgccaaagatttaaaaaaaattattccttTGGAAATTTCATGGTTTCATAAAAGAAATatgttaacaaatatttttttttcaatctcagATCCTGATCTAGTTTATGATAAATGCTTAGAAGGAAAAGATGGATTTGAGGATACACTTGGTTATTTCCCCTCAAACTACTCTACCAAATCTGTGAATCCTGAATTGTCTGGTATGTAGTCATAAATACCATAGTggtaatctatttttttttaaatgtgtcttGAACTGTGCACAACTACCTATGTGCTTAATATTTATAtggtttaaattttcttttaagaCAGGGACTTAAGATTGACagcattttaaaatctttttttttttctatagaaaTTATTGGCATCATGAACATTTTTTACTTGATTGCTCTACAGGAAAAGTTGTGATTTTAGATACATTGCTGGCTTTGATCAAATCTACAACAAATGACAAAGTCATTTTGGTGTCAAACTATACACAGACACTAGATCTTTTTGAAAAGTTGTGTCAGCAAAGAGGGTAAGTTTTTGATTGTTGGATATTTTACAGAATTACCATTtcagtttaaacaaaattatagcTATTATACTTCTAATGAGATGATatttataaagtattaaattacAAAACTGTAGATGTATTTAATGAAATCTTGATGTTCTAGCTATGGAAATGTACGGCTTGATGGATCCATGACAATTAAGAAACGTGCTAAAGTAGTGGACAGATTTAATGACCCAACAGTAAGTTGTATGATTTGATGAAATGTTTGAGCATCTCTCATCTTTATAAACCTAAACTTCATCAATCTCAAACAACCTTTTACATCAAATTGATGCTTCCATTGTTGATgcttcatgacttttttttttcttcccaaaatgtatttataatttaatcttCAATTGTTTACTACTTACCCAGTTATTTTCTCTCTCAGTGTTGTTACCAAGTAGAATGTGCTTAAAGTGGGTTGcttgaatttcatttttttttttagcatgttttttttctgatggTAGTGACTTAAGCTCAGGATtttcatttcatgtttttatataattcttGCTGGCAATTGATAAAtttcatgttttcatttttaaattcgtagtccagaaaataaaataatctttagttttataaaaaaaaactaattaaaagaatatatgtatttccttttaattttattacctAATTTCACAAtgtattgaattttaaaaacaacatattaGTGCACAACAAAGAGCAAAGTAAATAATTCCATCAGAACAAGGAATTATGATAGAGTTAAACTTCTTGTTCtatttgttactttaaaaaaaaaaaaaagcggtgacactttaatttgtgtttaatgttttgttttactatgTTTAGAGCCCAGAATTTATCTTCATGCTGAGCAGCAAGGCTGGTGGTTGTGGCTTAAACCTAATTGGTGCCAACCGATTAGTCATGTTTGATCCAGATTGGAACCCAGCCAATGATGAACAGGCTATGGCTAGGTGTTGGAGAGATGggcaaaaaaaacaatgctACATTTACAGGCTGATAGCAGTAGGCATCATTTGTACCTTTTAATCATGCATGcaattcttttaatatttttttttcaatcaagttgtaattataattttgtgtAAAGActttaatataatatttctcAACCATTGCTAaatcttattattttaattttttgtttcagactGGAACCATTGAGGAGAAAATATTTCAACGTCAAGCCCACAAGAAAGCACTGAGCAGTTGTGTAGTTGACAATGAGCAGGATGTTGAAAGACATTTCAGTCTAGGAGAGCTGAGGGAACTATTTACTCTAAATGAGAACACTATTAGTGATACACATGATAAGTATGTTTGTTCTTATTACATTCTTGAGCACTGGTGAGACTGAATGTAATCTGGATGGGTTGAATGTAATCTGGATGTGTATGAGAGTTAAAGAAAATTTCCTTTCTGTATATATTCCCAAGGTTTGAAACAGTAGGCATGTTTGtggatataattttttaattttgttgtacaACATGGGGAGTTTTGTGAATTGTTTTCTGTGAGTGTATcagtttttatataatattagacTTTTTCTTTCCTGGATAGCTAAGGTTTTGTAGATTCATTTAGTAGTATTGTTGGATGTTAATTAGTGTATATTATTGATCTCCAGTGAAGTCCAGGTAACATTTCAGCAGTGTAAAAATACTGACTAGTTATACAAATGTTTGTggatataattttttaagtttatcCTACGACAAGGGGAGTTTTGTGAATTGTTCTGTGATTGGAAGAGGACAGATATTTTCTTCTGTTCTATCagtttttttaactctttctctccataattatttttccatgttGCGACGGATTTCTTCATTTTACTCAGTACTACTTCCCTACCttattatgattaagcttcaatagcgtTGTCcattgttatcagaaaatgttttatctgGTATAtgattaaaggggaatgcatgctctatgctctttttatataacacaaaaaagttttaaaaaattaatattttatttaatgaggtcaaatctggtatcgtcatttaggagagaaagaattaataCAAATTCAACAAAACGTAAATAGTGgatattttagtttgaaattCTTAAAAAGCTATTGCATTGCATAAAAATTGCTATTTGCACATGTAATGGCTAAAAATTAATTGCAGGTTCAAGTGTCGAAGGTGTGTCAACAACATACAAGTCAAACCACCACCAGATGACAGTGATTGTACGTGTGACCTGTCTCAGTGGAATCACTCTGCAGATAAAAAAGGACTTAATGACATTATTCTGAAAAGTGCATGGGAATCTTCTGTGACATTTGTTTTCCACCACAAGTCTCATGATGAACAAAGGAAGACTGTTTGAAATTTTATGTAATTCTATACAATAGTAGTATTTCTCTTGtacatatattaaatatttcttgtaccagtatttaaaaaaaagaaaagtttttttttttttttgtcaccttTGACTGGAAATATTTTCAGCTAAGATTTAACATAAATATCACTTCACATATCATTCATactaacaataaaacaaactcAATGCATCAACAAAACCAAGTAAAATGCTATAATTTTATTCATCAATGTTTTAAGAACACTGGAAGAAAGATCTATAAACAAACTtgatttcaattttaaaaaatagtctaaatttaaaatgaCTTAAAACTGACAAAATTGTGAAGATCATtgtcaaacaaacattttaaagtcatgccttaaagctaaaaaaaaaaaagaaataatacattttagagATATTAACTAGACTAGTAGTAttggctcacaaaaaaaaaaaaaatttcattttgtgCCATTAAATCTATAACTTTGAATTAAGGGAAATATTTAGTAACaagtaaattaatatatatatatacaacaatTTTTAGTTAATGATGTTTAACTGATAAGTTTATCATTATTTTAtggcatggaaaaaaaaatgaaagacaaAGGACAATCAGTTTTTGCTCGATTCCTTATCACCTTTACCAGTGGTTAAAGTCTAATTATACAGATTTTAATAGGAAAGGagagaaaaaacaaagcaaaaactCTGGAgcttaattttatatatatattgcatacACTCAAGTGGATCCACATTCAACCATTCATTTCTATTTACAAATGAGCTACTATAATTCAACTAAGACTAGGACACACAATATGTTCAGAGATTTAGGTTATGTTAAACCTGTATCTGATCTAAGTCTCACAAGCCTAAATGATAAATTAATTGTGCTTTACTTTTAAACTTTTCAACTAAAATCTACAAGTATGAATTTCAGGTTGCACaataattaaacatttcaaactTACTAAAGAATTCTGGATTTAAACTATTCAATAGAGATAcagattatttatataaatagcgCCTAAGATGTTTTGCAAATAAATACAAGTATTTGGTTACATAATGTACTCACATTCTTAGGAAAATATGTACAATATCATACAGAATTCAGCTAATATCTCTGAACACTACGATTGAGGCATACAGTCTCTTAAGATCTCCTTGGTTGCTTGTGGTATACTGTTAGGGAAGACAACATTGAATTCAACTATGAGATCTCCTCGTTGGGATGGCGACTTCGGTATCGGAAGTCCTTCACCCTGAATTCTCTTGACAGAGTTGGGCTTTATCACTTCATTCAGTGCAAGAGGAATTTTCCTAGCACTACCCAATGTTGGTACCTGTATTGTTGTACCACACAGAGCGTCTCTGAGAGAAATACGAGCCTTATAGCGAATGTCACTTCCATCTCTGGTAAACACTGGGTGTGGTTTGTCTTTGATGACGAAGACAACATCTGCTGCCACATTATGTGGTGTCTGATCACCTTCTTTGGGGAAGGTGATTTTGGTACCAGCTTTCCACCCAGGTTTAACGTCTATGGTTAAAATTTTGTCTTCAGATCTAGTAGTGCGGCCATCAGGGTTCAAAACTTTGCGAGTGATTTTAAGTTTTTTCGTGGTTCCTGATAGCACTTCTTCTAAAGACACTTGGAGCTCTCGTACAACTGCAGGATCTTGGTGTTTTCGTCTTCTCTGTTGACCCATTTGAGCAAAGGGGTCATCAACATCCATATCATCGTCCATTCGGCCACCTGTTTGAAACTGAAAGAAAGGTGACCTGCCGCCCATACTACCCATACCTGGGCCTCCTGAACTGAAGAAGCTTTCAAATGGGTTTTCGTTGCCGAAAAACATTCTAAATGTTTCATGAGGATCGCCGTGGAAAGTGTATGTGAAGTTTCCACTTCTGCCTCCACCGCCGTTCGAACCGCCTCCCATTCCTCCTTTCAGTCCGTCTTCACCATACttatcaaatatttctttcttctgtgGATCACTGAGAACATCGTAGGCTTCTGCGATCTCTTTGAATTTCT
The DNA window shown above is from Biomphalaria glabrata chromosome 5, xgBioGlab47.1, whole genome shotgun sequence and carries:
- the LOC106067035 gene encoding dnaJ homolog subfamily B member 1-like, whose translation is MAKDYYKILGIAKGASDDEIKKAYRKMALKYHPDKNKSPGAEEKFKEIAEAYDVLSDPQKKEIFDKYGEDGLKGGMGGGSNGGGGRSGNFTYTFHGDPHETFRMFFGNENPFESFFSSGGPGMGSMGGRSPFFQFQTGGRMDDDMDVDDPFAQMGQQRRRKHQDPAVVRELQVSLEEVLSGTTKKLKITRKVLNPDGRTTRSEDKILTIDVKPGWKAGTKITFPKEGDQTPHNVAADVVFVIKDKPHPVFTRDGSDIRYKARISLRDALCGTTIQVPTLGSARKIPLALNEVIKPNSVKRIQGEGLPIPKSPSQRGDLIVEFNVVFPNSIPQATKEILRDCMPQS